One Thermofilum pendens Hrk 5 DNA segment encodes these proteins:
- a CDS encoding metal-dependent hydrolase, which yields MARLRYLGHAAFDVELEGFDGRKRRILLDPWLENPLSPVKPSDYRGARVDYIFVTHDHGDHLGNAVELARATGAKVVAVYELAEELSKEGVQAVGANIGGPLALEGIQAVFTPALHSSSKGAPTGVVVRGRDTAVYHAGDTGLFGDMRLIGELYAPDVALLPIGGHFTMGVVEALKAVELLRPRLAIPMHYNTFPEIRADPEKFKELVEATTRTKVVVLKPGDYVEYP from the coding sequence GTGGCGAGGCTCAGGTACCTTGGGCACGCGGCCTTCGACGTCGAGCTCGAGGGGTTCGACGGGAGGAAGAGGAGGATCCTGCTTGACCCCTGGCTCGAGAACCCCCTCAGCCCGGTGAAGCCCTCCGACTATAGGGGAGCGAGGGTCGACTACATCTTCGTGACGCACGACCACGGAGACCACCTGGGCAACGCGGTGGAGCTAGCAAGGGCTACGGGCGCCAAGGTTGTAGCGGTGTACGAGCTGGCGGAGGAGCTGTCCAAGGAGGGCGTCCAGGCTGTCGGCGCCAACATAGGCGGGCCCCTGGCGCTGGAGGGCATCCAGGCTGTCTTCACGCCCGCTCTCCACAGCTCTTCGAAGGGCGCACCGACGGGCGTCGTTGTGCGCGGCAGGGATACCGCGGTGTACCACGCCGGGGACACGGGGCTCTTCGGGGACATGCGGCTGATCGGGGAGCTCTACGCGCCCGACGTAGCGCTTCTACCGATAGGCGGGCACTTCACGATGGGCGTAGTTGAGGCGCTGAAAGCCGTCGAGTTGCTAAGACCGAGGCTGGCGATACCGATGCACTACAACACCTTCCCCGAGATAAGGGCAGACCCCGAAAAGTTCAAGGAGCTAGTCGAGGCGACAACGCGCACCAAGGTCGTAGTCCTAAAGCCTGGAGACTACGTGGAGTACCCGTAA